One Gelria sp. Kuro-4 DNA segment encodes these proteins:
- the pheA gene encoding prephenate dehydratase, whose amino-acid sequence MLTQPAYLGYLGPEGTFSEEAAQRYVTEARLPLTLRGLATCREIVAGVTAGTLAAGVLPWENSLEGPVTPTLDLLFQAEGCTISAEVVIPVVHSLLVRLGTPWDEVEEVHSHPQALGQCRRFLETYLPGAAQVPAASTAAAARAVAAGDRPWAAIGPVWAAARYGLQPARIGIQDEPGNWTRFVILAGRSSKWPGLPAGPAKTAVVLVPPAYRAAALPTCLGILAEHGVPLLKLESRPARRRLGEYVYLLEVAGHAESPSLAQALAELRRRAGLRILGSYAACCHPDAVPASLGPEGRALTGGRAVC is encoded by the coding sequence ATGCTGACTCAGCCTGCCTATCTGGGTTACCTGGGTCCAGAAGGTACCTTCAGCGAGGAAGCGGCGCAGCGCTATGTGACTGAGGCGCGCCTGCCGCTTACGCTTCGGGGCTTGGCCACCTGCCGGGAAATCGTGGCGGGCGTGACGGCAGGAACCCTGGCGGCCGGGGTGCTGCCCTGGGAGAACTCTCTGGAAGGGCCGGTCACCCCGACCCTGGATCTACTTTTCCAGGCCGAAGGGTGCACGATAAGCGCGGAGGTGGTGATCCCGGTGGTGCACAGCCTCCTGGTCCGCCTTGGCACGCCCTGGGACGAGGTGGAGGAGGTTCACTCCCACCCCCAGGCGCTGGGGCAGTGCCGGCGCTTCCTCGAGACATACCTGCCCGGTGCCGCGCAGGTACCGGCGGCGAGCACTGCAGCTGCCGCCCGCGCGGTGGCTGCCGGCGACCGGCCCTGGGCGGCCATTGGCCCGGTGTGGGCGGCGGCTCGCTACGGTCTGCAACCGGCGCGGATCGGCATTCAGGACGAACCGGGAAACTGGACGCGTTTTGTCATTCTTGCCGGCAGAAGTTCCAAGTGGCCGGGGCTGCCGGCCGGGCCGGCCAAAACGGCTGTGGTTCTGGTACCACCCGCTTACCGCGCCGCCGCCCTCCCCACCTGCCTAGGTATCCTGGCTGAACACGGGGTACCGCTTCTTAAGCTGGAGTCGCGCCCGGCGCGCCGCCGGCTGGGGGAATACGTTTACCTGTTGGAGGTGGCCGGGCACGCCGAGAGCCCGTCCCTGGCCCAAGCCCTGGCTGAGCTCCGGCGGCGAGCGGGGCTGCGCATTTTGGGCTCTTACGCCGCCTGCTGCCACCCGGACGCTGTGCCGGCCAGCCTCGGGCCGGAGGGCCGTGCGTTGACGGGGGGCCGGGCCGTGTGCTAG
- the rplU gene encoding 50S ribosomal protein L21 has translation MYAVIETGGKQYRVQEGDVIFVEKLPQGPDETVEFERVLLVGKEDGVLVGNPVVAGAKVTGKVLEQGRAPKILVFKYKAKSNYRRRYGHRQPFTKVQIGAIQAQQ, from the coding sequence ATGTACGCTGTTATTGAGACCGGCGGTAAGCAGTACCGGGTGCAGGAAGGCGACGTGATCTTCGTCGAAAAGCTCCCGCAGGGTCCGGACGAAACCGTGGAGTTCGAGCGGGTGCTGCTCGTGGGCAAAGAGGACGGAGTTCTGGTAGGCAACCCGGTGGTGGCCGGCGCCAAAGTCACCGGTAAGGTACTGGAACAGGGCAGGGCGCCCAAGATCCTGGTGTTCAAGTACAAGGCCAAGTCCAACTACCGGCGCCGTTACGGCCACCGCCAGCCGTTTACCAAGGTTCAGATTGGAGCCATTCAAGCCCAGCAATGA
- a CDS encoding ribosomal-processing cysteine protease Prp has product MITVSIQRRVRTGITGFSVAGHAGTAPKGRDIVCAGVSALTQAAVLGLEEHLGLVPQVTVREGFLSCRLGEPGKKADAAQAILEAMALGLEAMAEEYPDRIRVEEVLE; this is encoded by the coding sequence ATGATTACGGTGTCCATCCAGCGCCGGGTAAGAACGGGCATTACGGGCTTTAGCGTTGCGGGACATGCGGGCACGGCCCCGAAGGGGCGGGATATCGTCTGCGCGGGCGTTTCCGCCCTCACCCAGGCGGCGGTTCTCGGCCTGGAGGAGCACCTGGGCCTGGTGCCGCAGGTGACGGTGCGGGAGGGGTTTCTCAGCTGCCGGCTGGGCGAGCCCGGTAAAAAAGCGGACGCGGCTCAGGCCATCCTGGAAGCCATGGCGCTGGGACTTGAAGCGATGGCGGAGGAATACCCGGACAGAATAAGAGTGGAGGAGGTGCTGGAATGA
- the rpmA gene encoding 50S ribosomal protein L27, with product MRRFDLQLFAHKKGMGSSRNGRDSHAQRLGVKRFGGQYVTAGSILVRQRGTKVHPGENVGIGKDDTLFAKVSGVVVFETRPGDRKLVSVRPAVAAE from the coding sequence ATGAGGCGGTTTGACCTGCAACTTTTCGCGCATAAGAAGGGAATGGGCAGCTCCCGGAACGGCCGCGACAGCCACGCGCAGCGCCTGGGCGTTAAGCGCTTTGGTGGTCAGTACGTAACGGCCGGCAGCATCCTGGTGCGGCAGCGCGGTACCAAGGTGCACCCGGGCGAAAACGTCGGTATCGGTAAGGATGACACCCTCTTTGCCAAGGTGAGCGGCGTGGTGGTGTTTGAGACGCGCCCGGGCGATCGCAAACTGGTCAGTGTGCGTCCGGCGGTGGCGGCGGAATAA
- a CDS encoding Spo0B domain-containing protein: MKRPQGDFSRRQLVFLGVGALALLGFSWVWLLCEPEHHWGLLSGFCFLGGAAIGHAWALGLHHHFVPTAAEVVHLLQLQRHAFLNHLQVISALAQLNKPEHICEYITSTNKDLDRERCLTGLLPAEAGLVLLDWCYRLHDAGVAVQVDLKTDLSRLANGTGLAALLMEALTALIGAGSAVKEVALKSFSEDGDEVLELTLVFDGNLPWPRPARLRERARTVPAEVKVKRQENTLTLAILLTPVHVPAAPKVGAAKS, encoded by the coding sequence GTGAAACGGCCGCAGGGTGACTTCTCCCGGAGGCAGCTGGTGTTCCTGGGGGTGGGCGCTTTGGCACTCCTCGGTTTTAGCTGGGTTTGGCTGCTTTGCGAGCCGGAGCACCACTGGGGCCTGCTTTCCGGGTTTTGCTTCTTAGGTGGGGCTGCCATTGGCCATGCCTGGGCGCTGGGCCTGCACCACCATTTTGTGCCTACAGCCGCCGAGGTGGTGCACCTCCTGCAGCTGCAGCGCCATGCTTTTTTGAATCATCTGCAGGTGATAAGCGCCCTGGCGCAGCTCAACAAACCGGAGCACATTTGCGAGTACATAACTTCCACCAATAAAGACCTGGACCGGGAGCGCTGCTTGACGGGCCTGCTTCCGGCCGAGGCCGGACTGGTGCTCCTTGACTGGTGCTACCGCTTACATGATGCCGGCGTTGCCGTGCAGGTGGACCTGAAAACCGACCTGTCGCGGCTGGCCAACGGCACCGGTTTGGCGGCCCTTCTCATGGAAGCGCTGACGGCGCTTATCGGCGCCGGTAGCGCCGTCAAGGAGGTTGCACTGAAAAGCTTCAGCGAGGACGGCGATGAGGTACTGGAACTTACGCTGGTCTTTGACGGCAACTTACCCTGGCCTCGCCCGGCCCGGCTGCGGGAGCGAGCGCGAACGGTGCCGGCCGAGGTTAAGGTGAAGCGGCAGGAGAACACTCTCACCCTAGCCATCCTGCTTACGCCCGTACACGTGCCGGCTGCTCCTAAGGTGGGGGCGGCGAAAAGCTGA
- the obgE gene encoding GTPase ObgE, which produces MFYDTAKIFVRGGDGGNGCLSFRREKYVPRGGPDGGDGGRGGDVVLVADGGLHTLADFHYRAHFKAERGGHGRGSNKQGASAPDLVIRVPAGTVIKDAESGAVLADLAADGQRVVVARGGRGGRGNARFLSNTNRAPRLAEKGEPGEERWLLLELKLLADVGLVGYPNAGKSTLLARTTAARPKIADYPFTTLEPNLGVVELEDTSFVLADIPGLIEGAHAGAGLGHEFLRHIERTRLLIHVVDAAGTEGRDPVEDYRRINAELTLYQEALAELPQVVAANKTDLPAAAAQLPRLTAAAGADGRRVFPLSAVTGEGVKELLGYVGGMLAKLPPRQAGEAEPAVFRPGPEEGFHLERENGIFIIKGRAVERLVAMTDFKQEEAVQRLQRTLERMGVEKALAQAGARDGDIVRIGKQELEYHRSDDLLDS; this is translated from the coding sequence ATGTTTTACGATACGGCCAAGATCTTTGTGCGCGGCGGCGATGGCGGCAACGGTTGCCTGAGCTTTCGCCGCGAGAAGTACGTCCCGCGCGGCGGTCCAGATGGGGGGGACGGGGGTAGGGGCGGTGATGTTGTCCTGGTGGCCGACGGCGGGCTGCACACCCTGGCCGATTTTCACTACCGGGCGCACTTTAAAGCGGAACGCGGCGGGCATGGGCGGGGCAGCAACAAGCAGGGAGCCAGCGCACCGGACCTCGTTATCCGGGTGCCCGCCGGCACGGTGATCAAGGACGCCGAGAGCGGGGCGGTGCTGGCCGACCTGGCAGCCGACGGGCAGCGGGTGGTGGTGGCGCGTGGCGGCCGGGGCGGCCGGGGTAACGCCCGCTTTCTTTCCAACACCAACCGGGCGCCGCGCCTTGCAGAAAAAGGAGAACCGGGGGAAGAACGCTGGCTGCTCCTGGAGTTAAAGCTCTTGGCCGACGTAGGGCTGGTGGGCTATCCCAACGCGGGCAAATCCACACTCTTGGCCCGCACCACCGCAGCGCGCCCGAAAATCGCCGACTACCCTTTCACCACCCTGGAGCCGAACCTGGGCGTGGTGGAACTGGAAGACACCAGCTTTGTCCTGGCCGATATCCCCGGCCTCATTGAGGGGGCGCACGCCGGCGCCGGGCTGGGCCATGAGTTTCTCCGCCACATTGAACGCACCCGCCTTCTTATCCACGTGGTGGACGCGGCGGGCACGGAGGGACGGGACCCGGTGGAGGACTACCGGCGGATTAACGCCGAGCTAACGCTTTACCAGGAAGCACTGGCTGAGCTGCCCCAGGTGGTGGCGGCCAACAAAACAGACCTTCCGGCGGCGGCGGCTCAACTGCCGCGGCTTACGGCGGCCGCCGGTGCCGACGGGCGGCGGGTGTTTCCCCTCTCCGCAGTTACCGGGGAAGGCGTCAAGGAGCTTTTGGGTTACGTCGGCGGTATGCTGGCGAAGCTCCCGCCGCGGCAGGCCGGTGAAGCGGAGCCGGCGGTCTTCCGGCCCGGGCCGGAGGAGGGCTTTCACCTCGAGCGGGAAAACGGCATATTCATTATAAAGGGGCGGGCTGTGGAGCGGCTGGTGGCGATGACCGACTTCAAACAGGAAGAAGCCGTCCAGCGCCTGCAGCGCACCCTGGAGCGAATGGGAGTTGAAAAGGCTCTGGCCCAGGCGGGAGCGCGGGATGGTGATATCGTTCGCATAGGAAAGCAGGAGTTGGAGTACCACCGTAGCGATGATCTTCTCGATTCTTAA
- the nadD gene encoding nicotinate-nucleotide adenylyltransferase translates to MTEGALRRIGIMGGTFDPIHYGHLVAAEAARAAFDLEPVLFVPNRLPPHKKDYPVSDAKHRYLMTVLATITNPHFEVSRVELDREGYSYTIDTLRLLRAKFGPTVDLYFISGADAILDLLSWKDVDDLLGLCYFIAATRPGYKLSVELGHLQRKHASRVFTVEVPALAISSTDIRRRVREGKPIKYLLPESVENYIYKHGLYYSKAPAEDK, encoded by the coding sequence TTGACAGAGGGTGCGCTGCGGCGCATAGGGATTATGGGTGGTACCTTTGACCCCATCCACTACGGTCACCTGGTGGCGGCTGAAGCTGCCCGGGCGGCCTTTGACCTGGAACCGGTGCTTTTTGTTCCGAACCGGCTGCCGCCGCACAAAAAGGATTATCCCGTGAGCGACGCCAAACACCGCTACTTGATGACGGTGCTCGCCACCATCACCAACCCGCATTTCGAGGTTTCCCGGGTGGAGCTGGACCGCGAGGGCTACTCCTACACCATCGATACCCTGCGCCTGCTGCGCGCCAAGTTCGGCCCCACCGTTGACCTGTACTTTATCAGCGGGGCCGATGCCATCCTGGACCTTCTCAGTTGGAAGGACGTGGACGATCTCCTGGGCTTGTGCTACTTTATCGCCGCCACCCGCCCCGGCTACAAACTCAGCGTTGAGCTGGGGCACCTGCAAAGAAAACATGCCAGCCGGGTGTTTACCGTGGAGGTACCGGCTTTGGCCATCTCTTCCACCGATATTCGCCGGCGCGTACGGGAGGGGAAACCCATTAAGTATCTTCTGCCGGAGTCGGTGGAAAACTACATTTACAAACACGGCCTGTACTACAGCAAAGCGCCCGCCGAGGACAAATAA
- a CDS encoding RNA-binding protein — protein sequence MKTIYVGNLPWATTEDELASVFAEKTGVDIQASRIITDRETGRSRGFGFVEVADADLDKVLAAMQGVTIGGREIVVNEARARQGRV from the coding sequence TTGAAAACCATCTACGTTGGCAATCTACCGTGGGCTACCACAGAGGATGAGCTGGCCTCGGTGTTTGCTGAAAAGACTGGTGTCGACATCCAGGCGAGCCGCATCATCACGGACCGTGAGACCGGGCGTTCCCGGGGCTTCGGGTTCGTAGAGGTAGCTGACGCTGACCTGGATAAAGTCCTTGCAGCGATGCAGGGTGTGACGATTGGCGGCCGCGAAATCGTGGTGAATGAAGCCCGGGCGCGGCAGGGCCGGGTTTAA
- the yqeK gene encoding bis(5'-nucleosyl)-tetraphosphatase (symmetrical) YqeK produces MQALSSAELKARLAAQLTPERLEHSLGVAAAAVELAQRWGVDAGRAWLAGLLHDCAKGMRADELLQWALAFGIVRDDTETACPDLLHGPVGALLAWKEYGVADAAVLSAIRLHTLGAEEMGPLDKIIYLADYIEPGRDFSGVEELRRSAEQDLNQAVLQAMEATIRYVLKRGLPLHPQTVAARNSLLREVAPETRERGKHDRGKKKAGSPPV; encoded by the coding sequence GTGCAGGCTTTGTCCTCGGCTGAGCTTAAAGCCAGGCTGGCGGCGCAGCTTACGCCGGAGCGCCTGGAGCATTCGTTGGGCGTGGCGGCTGCGGCGGTAGAACTGGCGCAGCGCTGGGGGGTCGATGCCGGGCGAGCCTGGTTGGCCGGCCTCCTGCACGATTGTGCTAAGGGGATGAGGGCGGACGAGTTGTTGCAATGGGCGCTGGCGTTTGGTATAGTAAGGGATGATACCGAAACCGCCTGTCCAGACCTGTTGCACGGGCCGGTGGGAGCCCTCCTGGCCTGGAAAGAGTACGGCGTCGCTGACGCCGCCGTGCTCTCCGCCATCCGGCTGCATACGCTGGGCGCAGAGGAGATGGGACCGCTCGACAAGATCATTTACCTGGCGGATTACATTGAACCCGGGCGGGATTTTTCCGGGGTCGAGGAACTTAGGCGCAGCGCCGAACAGGATCTTAACCAGGCCGTACTGCAGGCTATGGAAGCCACCATTCGGTATGTCTTAAAGCGGGGTCTGCCGCTTCACCCGCAAACGGTGGCGGCCCGGAACAGCCTGCTCCGGGAAGTTGCGCCGGAGACACGGGAGAGGGGAAAACATGACAGAGGTAAAAAGAAGGCGGGTAGTCCGCCGGTTTAA